The Amycolatopsis jiangsuensis nucleotide sequence AGCTGGTGGCGGGCCCCGGTGGGGAAGCGCTGCTGCTGGGCCTGGCCGCCGCACTGGAGTCGGCGAACCCCTGGCCGCGCACGGTGTGAGCGGCACCCCCGACCTCCCGGACCGCTCACTGAGCCGCCGGGCGGCGTGCACGCTGGGTTGGCCGAACGTCGGGTTGGGTACGGCCGGCCGAAAGGCCGGGTCCGGCTGAAACGTCGGACTCGGTGGGGTCAGGCCGAAAGGTCGTGCTGACTGGGGTGGGGGCCAAGGTGGACCTGGCCTGAGCAGAAACCGAAGGCCGGGGTCAGGACTGCGGTTTGCCCGCGGCCTGCGGCCGGGACTTGGCCTGCCCGGTCCCGCCGTTGCCGTTGTCCTTGCCCCCGTTGGGGTTCGCCGGATTGCCGCCACCCGCGGGGGACGGCTTCGGCTTCGGCGACGGGCTCGGCTGGACCGCCTTCGCGCCCGGTGTGGTGGGCGAGTCGACCGAAACCGTCTCCGGCTTCGGACGAACCGGGCCGGAGCCTCCGTTCGAACCGGCACCCGCGCTCGAACCGGCGGCCGTAGCCGAACCTGCGGTTGTAGCGGCACCCGAACCGGCATTGCCGTTCGAACCGACACCCGCCGCTGCGCCAGAACCCCCTGCCGCGCCGGAGCCCCCGTTCGAACCGGCACCCGCTGCCGCACCGGCACCCGGGCCGCCGGTCGTGTCATCCCCGCCGACCAGCTTCGACGCCGACGGGATCACCGACTCCGCCGGCAGGGCGGTCAGCAGGCTCTCGCTGCGGCCCAGCACCTCGTCGGCCATCGCCAGGTTCTTGCGGGCCTGTTCGCGGATCTCGGCGAGGCGCTCGACCTTGCGGGTGGCCGCCGTGGTGCGCTGGGCTGCCTGCGTGGTCGCTTCGTCGAGGCGGCGCTTGGCCTCGGTGGTGGCGTCCTCGACACGGCGGGTGGCCTCCGCCGTCGCCTCCGCGATGCGGCGCTCGGCCTGCTGTTTGCTCGCGGTGCGCTGGTCGGCGATCAGCTTCTCGTGCGCCGTGCGCTCCGAGGTGATCTTCGAGTCGAAGTCGCGTTCGATCTTGCGGCGCTTGCGTTCGGCCTCGTTGTCGAGCAGTTCCCGGCGCTGCGCCGCCTCGACCGTCAGTCGCTGTACCTCGGCGCGGGTTTCCTCGAGCGCCGCCTCGTGTTCCGAGTGCAGTGCCTCGGCCTGCTTGTCCAGCTCCTCGACCAGCCGGCGGTAGCGCTCCCGCAGCTTCGTGGACGCCTCCGTGGACGACGCCCAGTGCTTCTCCGCGGCCACCTCCGCCCGCTTGGTGACCTCCTCGGCCCGCGCGTGCGCGAGCTGGACGGTGCGCTGCATCCGCTCGTCCAGGTCCTCGAGCCGCTCCGGCGGCTTCATCAGCTCGTCGACGCGGGACTGCAGCTTGCCGACCTCGCCACGGGCCGCTTCCAGCTCCCGCGACAGCGTGGTGACCTGTGCCGCGGCCGCGTCGCGGTCGCCGGCCAGCCGGCGCACCTGCGCCTCGAGGTGGTCGAGGTACTGACGCACCTCGGTGCGGTCGAAGCCGCGCCAGGCTTCGGTGTACTCGCGCCGCAGGGGCAGGAGGCCGTTGTCTCGCTCGGGAACCATGCCCACGACCGTACCCGCGCACGCCCTGTCGTCGCCGTCAGGAGTCGTGATTCACCACCCGATGCCACGGTTGTCGCCGGAACGGCCGCACCCGGGATGGTTACCAGTGGAAACCACGGGAGAGCCGCGCCAGCGCCATCGCCGCGCGCGAGAGGTGCATCTCGCCCCGCCCGATCTTGAGCCGGCCGCTGCCGCCCGCCGCGGTGGAGTCCGGGAAGACCCGGTAGCCCTGGTAGGCGATCGCGTCGGTCAGCCCGGGCGCGAGGGTGTAGGTCAGCCCGATCGCCTGCCCGGCAGGTGTGCCGATGTGCTTGGGCCGCTCCACGAGCGCCTTGAGCACCATGTCCGCCGCCTGCTCCGGGGACTTCGTGGGAAACGCGTCGTAGATCTTCGTCGGCCGGATCATCGGCGTGCGTACGAGTGGCATGTGGATGGTGGTGAAGGTGATCCCGTCGCCGTGCGTTTCGGTGGCCGCGATCCGCGAGAAGTAGTCCAGCGCGGCCTTGGAGGCGGCGTAGGCGGAGAACCGCGGCGCGATGCCCTGCACGCCGATCGAGGAGACGTTCACGATGTGCCCGAACTTCCGCTCCGACATGTGCGGGAGGACCGCCAGGATCAGCCGGACCGCGCCGAAGTAGTTGATCGCCATCGCGCGCTCGTAGTCGTGGATCCGGTCGTAGGACAGCTTGATGGAACGGCGGATCGAGCGGCCGGCGTTGTTCACCAGCATGTCGATGCGGCCGTGCTCGGCGAGGATCGCGTCCACCGTCTTGCGTACCGAGTCCTCGTCGGTCAGGTCCGCCGGGTACACCGACGCGGTGCCGCCGGCGGCGATGATCTCGTCGCGCACCTCTGCCAGCTCGTGCCGGCGCCGGGCGACGAGCAGCGGCACCCCACCGGCCGCGGCGACCTTGAGCGCGGTGGCGCGCCCGATCCCGGACGACGCGCCGGTGATGATCACGCGCCGGCCGTCCAGTTCGCCTCGCGGACCGTGCTTGCGGGCCCGGAACGGGTCGAGGTGCTCACGCCAGTACCGCCACAGCGTGGCCGCGTACTCCTCCAGCTGCGGCACCTCGACGCCCTTGCCGGCCAGTGCTTTCCGGGTCTCGGTGGACGCGAACACCGACGGGAAGGCCATCGTCTCCAGCAGTACCGGCGGGATGCCGAGGCGTTCCAGCACCGCGTCGCGGGCGATGGTGAAGCCCGGAATGTGCTCACTGAGCTTGACCAGCCCGAC carries:
- a CDS encoding cell division protein DivIVA gives rise to the protein MVPERDNGLLPLRREYTEAWRGFDRTEVRQYLDHLEAQVRRLAGDRDAAAAQVTTLSRELEAARGEVGKLQSRVDELMKPPERLEDLDERMQRTVQLAHARAEEVTKRAEVAAEKHWASSTEASTKLRERYRRLVEELDKQAEALHSEHEAALEETRAEVQRLTVEAAQRRELLDNEAERKRRKIERDFDSKITSERTAHEKLIADQRTASKQQAERRIAEATAEATRRVEDATTEAKRRLDEATTQAAQRTTAATRKVERLAEIREQARKNLAMADEVLGRSESLLTALPAESVIPSASKLVGGDDTTGGPGAGAAAGAGSNGGSGAAGGSGAAAGVGSNGNAGSGAATTAGSATAAGSSAGAGSNGGSGPVRPKPETVSVDSPTTPGAKAVQPSPSPKPKPSPAGGGNPANPNGGKDNGNGGTGQAKSRPQAAGKPQS
- a CDS encoding SDR family oxidoreductase gives rise to the protein MATFLVTGATGLIGRQFTRLLLTRPDVERVALVVRAGSRGKLAALVDRWPHADRVTLVTGDLAEPMMGVSEPDREALRDVDHVVHLAALYDLTADDEASVRANVDGTRHVLELAADLRAGCLHHVSSVAVAGDHEGLFSEDMFDVGQRLVTPYHRTKFEAEKLVRDQDEVPWRVYRPAVVVGDSETGEMDKIDGPYYLFPAISRLAGLPDLPIVGPGLGDTNVVPVDYVAGALLELVTTAGLDGRAFHLVNPEPQPVVSVYNAFARAAGAPTITVQLGQSVSKGIVGLVKLSEHIPGFTIARDAVLERLGIPPVLLETMAFPSVFASTETRKALAGKGVEVPQLEEYAATLWRYWREHLDPFRARKHGPRGELDGRRVIITGASSGIGRATALKVAAAGGVPLLVARRRHELAEVRDEIIAAGGTASVYPADLTDEDSVRKTVDAILAEHGRIDMLVNNAGRSIRRSIKLSYDRIHDYERAMAINYFGAVRLILAVLPHMSERKFGHIVNVSSIGVQGIAPRFSAYAASKAALDYFSRIAATETHGDGITFTTIHMPLVRTPMIRPTKIYDAFPTKSPEQAADMVLKALVERPKHIGTPAGQAIGLTYTLAPGLTDAIAYQGYRVFPDSTAAGGSGRLKIGRGEMHLSRAAMALARLSRGFHW